The Camelina sativa cultivar DH55 chromosome 16, Cs, whole genome shotgun sequence sequence NNNNNNNNNNNNNNNNNNNNNNNNNNNNNNNNNNNNNNNNNNNNNNNNNNNNNNNNNNNNNNNNNNNNNNNNNNNNNNNNNNNNNNNNNNNNNNNNNNNNNNNNNNNNNNNNNNNNNNNNNNNNNNNNNNNNNNNNNNNNNNNNNNNNNNNNNNNNNNNNNNNNNNNNNNNNNNNNNNNNNNNNNNNNNNNNNNNNNNNNNNNNNNNNNNNNNNNNNNNNNNNNNNNNNNNNNNNNNNNNNNNNNNNNNNNNNNNNNNNNNNNNNNNNNNNNNNNNNNNNNNNNNNNNNNNNNNNNNNNNNNNNNNNNNNNNNNNNNNNNNNNNNNNNNNNNNNNNNNNNNNNNNNNNNNNNNNNNNNNtttttttttttttttttttttttgttgttgtctgaaAAATTTAGAAGTCGAAAAAAATAGTTGTCTTATCGTATTCTTCTTACGTGGGACCTTTTTCCCTCTTTATTCCACAGCTAATTTTTCATTcatcctttttatttatttatagattcTACAATTCATCTTTAATCCTTTCgtaaattgaaaagaaaaaattgcgGAAAATATTACTAAAGTTTATTAAGGATGTACTATTGATTATGATCCACAGGTCTCCTCTCGGCACAGTTCTTGCTTTGTTGATTAAACATGATAACTTTCTTTTTTCAACTCTAGTCAAGGACTCAAGGTAATATTATAATCAATGACCGTTGAGACTTATTCAAAATAATGTGCTTTGATTTGTTCagaatactaatatatattaattaataaagtttCGTTTGATCATTTTTGTGTCATTCAAAACCTTTTTTGTATCTCTTGAAATAAATTTACCATgtaaccaagaaaaatataGAGTACAAATTATTTTACCAAGAAATTACTTGTTTGTAAATACACTAATGTACAAATTATTTTACCTAGTAGTATATTTTTGGGGGTCAACATTAGGTGGTCTTAGAACGAGAATCAAATAcagtgaaaataaaatttggaattAGGTGAAAGCATATGCCACACGATACATGGCATCTTTCTTAAAGTTAGTAATTCTTGGAATTCGCAAATATTCGGATTTGATAACtcacattattattattctcaacaaaacaaaataaaatgtacTCTTTGGACTCAGGTGTAACCAGGACAAACCCTCATACAAATTTGGGCCCTGACCCATTAGGCTTATATTTTACTTTTCGTATCGACCCGTCAACGGTCCACCCAAGATTAAGATTAAAAATGTACACATTGTGCCGTTTTGAGCATCGATAAAAGGACATCGTGTCGGCGTAACAAAAACCCAAATAGAAGAAGATTTGTCTCCCCCAccagtttctctctctctctatcactTTTTGCTCGCCCGCCGATTCAGATCTCTCTCAGTAGGGTTCTTGCTTCATTCGCAGTTCGATTATTTTCTCCATCTATGGGTAGGCACGATAGTTCCTCCGAGGAAGACGAGAGAGTTAGAAGAAGGGATAGGAGAAGACGAGAGAGAAGCCCTGATGTTATGCGATCGAGGATCGAGACTGAAGATGTTTCTCGTCGTCCTAGGGTTTCTGATGACGAGGACCACAAGAGCTCGCGACGAGATCTCGAGATTGGTGCTGGTTTCGTCGATGTTGAGAGGCGCCGTGGAGATAATAAGGTCAGAAAAGAGACTTCTTCTGATGATGAGGAATTAGCCAGACGAAGAGAAGCAGGCTCTGGTTATGATGATGATAGAGGTAAAGGAATTGAGGTATATAGTGATGCTGATGGTGAGAGGAGGGTGGTCAGTAAGGGAAGAATTAAGGATAGGGTTAGAGCTGACACTTCTTCTGATGAAGATAGTGGTAAGCATCTTTCAAAGGATACTGAAGATGGAAGAAATACTCGTAGAGGTTTGGAAGATGAAGATGCTGATGTACGGAGAAGTAGGAAGAGAAGCCCCAGAGTTATGGAGAAACAGGGTAGAGAGAGGAGTCATAGGGGTAGTAGAGTCCTAGCAGATAAACcttctgatgaagaagatgataggCAGAGGAGTAGAAGAGGTAGGGGAGAAAGAAGCGAGAGGAAACATAGGGATCATCGAGCATCTGACGACGATGAGGAAGGTGAGATTAGGAGtgagagaagaggaaaagagaaaattgATAGAGGTAATGAAGGTCTCTTGAAGAGGGATCGGAGGGACAGAGACTTGAATGATGGGCATGAGAATGGGAGTCGGCgtagagaaattgaaagaagagGTAGGAGTCGGAGGGACGATGAAAGAGACAGGAGACACAATGATAGATATGATAATAGTCAAAGGGACAAGGTGAGAAAGGAAGATAGCAGTAAAAGGGAAGAGAAGATTGAGGTTCCAAAGCCCAAGTTGGCTGAACTCAATCCGTCTGAGAGCAATGCTATGGCCTTGGGAAAAACAGGAGGAGTTTATATTCCTCCATTTAAGCTAGCACGCATGATGAAGGAGGTGGAAGATAAGAGCAGCGTAGAGTATCAACGGCTTACATGGGATGCTCTCCGTAAAAGTATTAATGGGCTTGTGAATAAGGTTAATGCTAGCAACATCAAGAACATAATCCCTGAACTGTTTGCTGAAAATCTCATCAGAGGAAGGGGACTTTTCTGCCGTTCATGTATGAAGTCTCAAATGGCATCTCCTGGATTCACTGATGTCTTTGCAGCTTTAGTCGCTGTTATTAACGCCAAATTCCCTGAAGTTGCTGAACTTCTTTTGAAAAGGGTCGTTTTGCAGCTAAAGAGAGCGTATAAGCGTAACGACAAGGTTTGTCTTATTTTTTGGCTTTCcgaatttaaaagttttctcaaccattttgatttatatatatatcatatttatacaTTGTTATGTATCATATTTGTTTTGGCAGCCTCAATTGCTTGCTGCTGTAAAATTTATAGCACATCTAGTAAACCAGCAAGTCGCTGAGGAGATCATAGCACTTGAGTTACTTACTCTACTTCTGGAATACCCAACTGATGACAGTGTCGAGGTGGCTGTTGGGTTTGTGACGGATTGTGGTGCGATGCTTCAAGACGTTACACCAAAAGGATTGCATGGTAAAAATCCTTTCAACCTCTCTTTTTGTTGGATAgaaattgttttgttatgttgAAGAAACATTAGACTATATGAATTTACACTTAATGCatctatttctttcaaaagtCAAATGACAATTGGAAAAGGATGATGTGGAAATTTGGTTGTGTGTCTTAgctctttcatttcaaacttcAACAACTTTTCATGGCATACATGCTCTATATTTCCACCGCTCTTCCTTTTATTTGTGTTCCTAAGCTCTTCCAGTTGTTAATTCAGGGATTTTTGAGCGGTTTCGTGGTATACTGCACGAGGGAGAGATAGATAAGAGAGTTCAGTACTTGATTGAAAGTCTCTATGCTACGAGGAAAGCGAACTTTCAGGTAACATACTCCTTGATTCATTGAGTTTGAATCTGATATTATGGGGTTGTGGTTGATATAACAGTATGCTTATTGTCATGGATAGCATAATGCTCATAAATCTTGTTGACGGTTTACTTTCAGGGACATCCGGCCGTTCGTCCTGAGCTAGATCTTGTTGAAGAAAAATATTCACACGATATCTCTCTTAGTCAGGAAATTAATCCTGAAACTGCTCTTGGTAAGCTTCGtattgtatttaaattttacCCCATGCTTTAGAGAGAGGTTACTATTTTGGAATTACCGAAACAGCTCTTAATTCTACATTTATCTGATTGCAGATGTTTTCAAACCTGATCCTGACTTTGTTGAGAACGAAAAGAAATACGAGGCGCTGAAGAAAGAGTTACTCGGTGAGGAGGAGTCTGAGGATGAAGATGGCTCTGATGCTAGTTCAGAGGATaatgatgaggaggaagatgattctgatgaagaagatgaagagcaaATGAGAATAAGAGACGAGACAGAGACTAATCTTGTTAATCTTAGGAGGACAATCTACCTGACCATAATGTCCAGTGTTGATTTTGAGGAAGCTGGTCACAAATTACTTAAAATTAAGCTTGAACCTGGTCAAGAGGTAACTTCTTCCAAACTCTGATAATCTATACTTACCTGtgcttcttttacttttatgttttattgtttaatttgatatcaATCCATCTTAAAATCTGTGACTTGCTGGAAGTACACAAGTCTTATAAAATTCTTATCTAATCAACGTTGCAGATGGAACTATGTATAATGCTCCTGGAGTGTTGCTCTCAGGAGAGAACTTATCTGCGTTACTACGGGTTGTTGGGTCAACGTTTCTGCATGATCAACAAAATTCATcaagagaattttgagaaatgCTTTGTTCAGCAGTATTCCATGATTCACCGTCTTGAGACAAACAAGTTGCGTAACGTGGCCAAGTTTTTTGCCCATTTACTGGGCACAGATGCTCTCCCCTGGCATGTGCTTGCCTACATTCGGTTAACTGAG is a genomic window containing:
- the LOC104752418 gene encoding pre-mRNA-splicing factor CWC22 homolog, whose amino-acid sequence is MGRHDSSSEEDERVRRRDRRRRERSPDVMRSRIETEDVSRRPRVSDDEDHKSSRRDLEIGAGFVDVERRRGDNKVRKETSSDDEELARRREAGSGYDDDRGKGIEVYSDADGERRVVSKGRIKDRVRADTSSDEDSGKHLSKDTEDGRNTRRGLEDEDADVRRSRKRSPRVMEKQGRERSHRGSRVLADKPSDEEDDRQRSRRGRGERSERKHRDHRASDDDEEGEIRSERRGKEKIDRGNEGLLKRDRRDRDLNDGHENGSRRREIERRGRSRRDDERDRRHNDRYDNSQRDKVRKEDSSKREEKIEVPKPKLAELNPSESNAMALGKTGGVYIPPFKLARMMKEVEDKSSVEYQRLTWDALRKSINGLVNKVNASNIKNIIPELFAENLIRGRGLFCRSCMKSQMASPGFTDVFAALVAVINAKFPEVAELLLKRVVLQLKRAYKRNDKPQLLAAVKFIAHLVNQQVAEEIIALELLTLLLEYPTDDSVEVAVGFVTDCGAMLQDVTPKGLHGIFERFRGILHEGEIDKRVQYLIESLYATRKANFQGHPAVRPELDLVEEKYSHDISLSQEINPETALDVFKPDPDFVENEKKYEALKKELLGEEESEDEDGSDASSEDNDEEEDDSDEEDEEQMRIRDETETNLVNLRRTIYLTIMSSVDFEEAGHKLLKIKLEPGQEMELCIMLLECCSQERTYLRYYGLLGQRFCMINKIHQENFEKCFVQQYSMIHRLETNKLRNVAKFFAHLLGTDALPWHVLAYIRLTEEDTTSSSRIFIKILFQELSEHLGIRLLNERLQDPTMQESLESIFPKDNPKNTRFAINFFTSIGLGGITENLREYLKNMPRLIMQQQKQVAESESGSSSGSDSSGSDSESESESSSSSSSDESDREKRKRRRRA